A section of the Oncorhynchus nerka isolate Pitt River linkage group LG3, Oner_Uvic_2.0, whole genome shotgun sequence genome encodes:
- the atf2 gene encoding cyclic AMP-dependent transcription factor ATF-2, which produces MSDDKPFLCAAPGCGQRFTNEDHLAVHKHKHEMTLKFGPARDNSVIVADQTPTPTRFLKNCEEVGLFNELTSPFEHDFKKATEDDLKKMPLDLSPLATPMIIQNKIEDHSAVEAHQGSPLPHPESTTSDDKEVSLQPTSLPTSTIVHPASLQVPNVLLATSDASVVIQQALPSPTSSSVITQVPSSNRPIVPVSGTFPVLFQLPNGQTMPVAIPATIASSVHIPTAIPLVRPVTVVPNVPGIPGPPSPQAVQSEAKLKLKAVLSQQLPQVTNGDSGDVQSSAVTHNAAPALVPSPSLSPGPPLAPPEEPCPQTLQQPATSTTETPATKAHPAQHTGGRRRRATSEDPDEKRRKFLERNRAAASRCRQKRKVWVSSLEKKAEDLNSMNGQLQSEVTLLRNEVARLKQLLLAHKDCPVTAMQKKSAYHTSEKEDSCEEMSVPGSPQNEAIQHSSVSTSNGVSSSSMTPAASAPATADQSTEDGQAQRGAALSTIQTQPSGS; this is translated from the exons ATGAGTGATGACAAACCTTTCTTATGTGCTGCTCCTGGGTGTGGTCAG CGATTTACAAACGAAGACCACTTGGCTGTCCACAAACATAAACATGAGATGACACTCAAGTTTGGTCCAGCAAGGGACAACAGTGTCATCGTTGCTG ACCAAACACCAACACCTACACGCTTTCTGAAGAATTGTGAGGAAGTGGGACTCTTCAATGAGCTTACCAGTCCATTTGAGCATGACTTCAAAAAAGCTACTGAGGATGACCTCAAAAAG ATGCCCTTGGATCTGTCGCCTCTTGCCACACCAATGATCATACAAAATAAAATTGAGGACCACTCAGCTGTGGAGGCACATCAGGGCAGCCCTCTGCCCCATCCGGAATCTACAACAAGTGACGACAAG GAGGTATCTTTGCAGCCGACCTCACTGCCAacctctactatagtccatcctgcATCCCTCCAAGTCCCAAATGTACTCCTAGCAACCTCAGACGCTAGTGTTGTTATACAGCAAGCTCTCCCATCGCCAACATCTAGCTCTGTAATTACCCAAGTCCCATCCTCTAATAGACCAATAGT tccAGTCTCTGGAACTTTTCCTGTACTCTTTCAGCTGCCTAATGGACAAACCATGCCCGTCGCAATCCCAGCAACCATCGCATCTAGTGTACATATTCCAACCGCAATTCCT CTTGTCAGACCCGTCACCGTAGTGCCTAACGTCCCTGGGATCCCTGGACCGCCCTCGCCTCAAGCCGTCCAATCAGAAGCTAAGCTG AAGCTGAAGGCAGTGCTAAGCCAGCAGCTCCCTCAGGTAACCAATGGAGATTCTGGTGATGTCCAGAGCAGTGCTGTGACCCACAATGCAGCCCCGGCTCTGGTCCCTTCCCCATCTCTGTCTCCTGGCCCTCCCCTGGCCCCGCCTGAGGAACCCTGCCCCCAGACCCTCCAGCAGCCTGCCACCTCCACCACTGAGACGCCT GCGACTAAGGCGCACCCTGCCCAGCACACAGGGGGCCGGCGGCGCAGAGCCACCAGCGAGGACCCGGACGAGAAGAGGCGTAAGTTCCTGGAACGCAACCGAGCTGCGGCGTCCCGCTGCAGACAGAAGAGGAAGGTCTGGGTGTCTTCGCTGGAGAAGAAGGCTGAGGACCTCAACTCTATGAACGGACAACTACAG AGTGAAGTCACCCTGCTGAGAAATGAAGTGGCTCGGCTGAAGCAGCTTCTTCTGGCTCATAAAGATTGCCCTGTAACCGCCATGCAGAAGAAATCTGCCTATCACA cATCTGAGAAGGAAGACAGCTGTGAGGAGATGTCAGTCCCAGGCAGCCCCCAGAATGAGGCCATCCAGCACAGCTCCGTCAGCACCTCCAACGGAGTCAGCTCCTCCTCCATGACCCCTGCTGCCTCCGCCCCTGCCACAGCAGACCAGAGCACAGAGGATGGCCAGGCACAGCGTGGCgctgccctgtccaccatccaGACTCAGCCCTCAGGAAGCTGA
- the LOC115109270 gene encoding ATP synthase F(0) complex subunit C3, mitochondrial-like, with protein MYACAKFVSTPALVRAGSRALYRPLSASMLSRPEVNTERNVALMPQSPFTQVALRGFQTSAVSRDIDTAAKFIGAGAATVGVAGSGAGIGTVFGSLIIGYARNPSLKQQLFSYAILGFALSEAMGLFCLMVAFLILFAM; from the exons ATGTACGCCTGTGCAAAGTTCGTCTCCACGCCGGCTCTG GTCCGTGCTGGCTCCCGGGCTCTTTACAGACCCCTGTCTGCCTCTATGCTGTCCAGGCCTGAGGTCAATACAGAG AGAAACGTAGCCCTCATGCCACAGAGCCCCTTCACCCAGGTAGCTCTCAGAGGCTTCCAGACCAGTGCTGTGAGCAGGGACATTGATACCGCTGCCAAATTCATTGGTGCTGGAGCCGCCACAGTCGGAGTGGCTGGATCTGGTGCTGGAATTGGAACAGTGTTCGGCAGTCTCATCATTGGATATGCCAG GAACCCATCATTGAAGCAGCAGCTCTTCTCCTACGCTATCCTGGGATTCGCCCTGTCTGAAGCTATGGGCCTATTCTGTTTGATGGTTGCTTTCTTAATCTTGTTTgctatgtaa